The Oncorhynchus tshawytscha isolate Ot180627B linkage group LG18, Otsh_v2.0, whole genome shotgun sequence genome has a window encoding:
- the si:dkey-126h10.1 gene encoding vesicular inhibitory amino acid transporter encodes MSFLRLDWLGTQAELLWTSRFLHGDEESVGFAQRDELSRTYGEDQEETRESPTTSSPEGGNETPTSPSSRTCLKITTWEAGWNVTNAIQGIFVLGLPYALLQSGYLGLLLLILAAAICNYTGKILVSCLYEDNEEGQPIRVRDTYEDIANACCKRLCPLLGGRVVNAAQVIELMMTCILYLVVSTNLMCHSFSFLPLPPAAWSVMTFLILVPCMLIRDLRVVSRLSLLCSLAQFLITFIVVAYCLHQAHRWSWRRMVLLVDFERFLVSVGVIIFSYTSQIFLPTLEGSMEDKGDFSDMMSWTHSLACVLKTTFSVLAFLTWGEDTKEVITDNLPIGLRMVVNLCLLAKALLSYPLPFYAVAEVLQSSVLRLEGAQVGVDMGTLVLRGCLLLMTFLMALYMPHFSLLMGLTGSVTGAAMTFILPSLFHLQLKWTTMSSRLKALDLLILTLGSLCSLSGLVCSIKGMIQAFGR; translated from the exons ATGTCATTTCTAAGACTAGACTGGTTGGGGACGCAGGCAGAGCTGCTGTGGACCTCCAGGTTCCTCCATGGGGATGAGGAGAGCGTAGGGTTCGCCCAGAGGGATGAGTTGAGCAGGACCTATGGAGAGGACCAagaggagaccagggagtcaCCCACCACCTCCAGCCCAGAGGGGGGAAATGAGACACCTACCAGTCCCTCCAGCAGGACCTGTCTTAAAATCACCACCTGGGAGGCAGGATGGAACGTGACCAATGCTATTCAG GGTATCTTTGTTCTGGGGTTGCCTTACGCTCTCCTTCAGAGTGGCTACCTAGGATTGCTACTGCTCATTCTGGCTGCTGCCATCTGCAACTACACAGGTAAGATCCTTGTATCCTGCCTGTACGAGGACAACGAGGAAGGCCAGCCCATACGAGTGCGGGACACCTACGAGGACATCGCCAATGCCTGCTGTAAGCGCCTGTGCCCCCTCCTGGGCGGGCGGGTGGTGAACGCAGCACAGGTGATAGAGCTGATGATGACCTGTATCCTCTACCTGGTGGTCAGCACCAACCTAATGTGTCACAGCTTCTCCTTCCTCCCGCTCCCCCCCGCCGCCTGGTCCGTGATGACCTTCCTGATCCTAGTGCCCTGCATGCTGATCCGGGACCTGAGGGTGGTCTCCAGACTCAGCCTGCTCTGCTCCCTGGCCCAGTTCCTCATCACCTTCATCGTGGTGGCCTACTGCCTGCACCAAGCCCATCGCTGGTCCTGGAGGAGGATGGTCCTCTTGGTGGACTTTGAGAGGTTCCTGGTGTCCGTGGGGGTCATCATCTTCAGCTACACCTCCCAGATCTTCCTGCCCACCCTGGAGGGAAGCATGGAGGACAAGGGGGACTTCTCCGACATGATGAGCTGGACACACTCCCTGGCTTGTGTGTTGAAAACCACCTTCTCTGTGCTGGCCTTCCTCACCTGGGGCGAGGATACTAAAGAGGTGATCACTGATAACCTTCCCATTGGCCTACGCATGGTGGTCAACCTGTGTCTCCTGGCTAAGgccctcctctcctaccccctgCCCTTCTATGCTGTGGCTGAGGTCCTCCAGAGCAGTGTTCTAAGGCTGGAGGGGGCGCAGGTGGGTGTGGACATGGGGACTCTGGTTCTGCGGGGCTGTCTCCTGTTGATGACCTTCCTCATGGCACTCTACATGCCCCACTTCTCCCTGCTCATGGGGCTGACGGGCAGCGTGACGGGGGCGGCCATGACCTTCATCCTGCCCTCCCTCTTCCACCTGCAGCTCAAGTGGACCACCATGAGCAGCAGGCTCAAGGCCCTGGACCTTCTAATCTTAACTCTGGGATCTCTGTGTAGTTTATCGGGGTTGGTTTGCTCCATCAAGGGAATGATTCAGGCTTTTGGGCGTTGA